A stretch of Desulfotalea psychrophila LSv54 DNA encodes these proteins:
- a CDS encoding cytochrome ubiquinol oxidase subunit I, with translation MGEIDLSLVNWSRAQFALTALYHWIFVPLTLGLSFLCAFFETIYVKTGREEWKNITKFWMTLFGINFAIGVATGIILEFQFGTNWSNYSWMVGDIFGAPLAIEGILAFFLEATFFAVMFFGWNRISRGSHLFATWMVAVGSSLSALWILVANGWMQHPVGMAFNPDTVRFEMQNFWEVLLSPVAIAKFTHTTASSFMVGSLFIITVSSWYLLKNRHTDMAKKSIIVASVFGLLGTGYTAFTGDESGFANGHTQPMKLAAYEGLFNGQIGTPIVAFGIPNAAKRAGDSQEPFLFEISIPKGLSLLANRDINSFVPGINDLVYGNAEQNIMGVEEKMVLGKQAVNSLLAYKEAKKTDNKATAQIALEAFRTNQNYLGYGYLQKAEEAVPPVALTFYTFHIMVFSGVAIGLLFLLFLITSLKGTLMKKRWLLRLGVPSFFLGIIASESGWIVAEVGRQPWAIQDLMPVSVATTNIGVGHVQASFFIFLIIFTALLIAEVKIMLKQIKIGPEGV, from the coding sequence ATGGGTGAAATTGATCTAAGTTTAGTGAACTGGTCCCGGGCCCAGTTTGCTCTAACAGCACTTTATCACTGGATTTTCGTCCCACTTACCCTGGGGCTTTCATTCCTCTGTGCTTTTTTTGAGACTATCTATGTCAAAACAGGCAGAGAGGAGTGGAAGAATATCACAAAGTTTTGGATGACACTCTTCGGTATCAACTTTGCCATTGGCGTTGCCACCGGAATCATCCTGGAGTTTCAATTCGGCACCAACTGGTCCAACTATTCCTGGATGGTGGGTGATATCTTTGGGGCACCACTGGCAATTGAGGGAATCCTTGCCTTTTTCCTGGAAGCCACCTTCTTTGCCGTAATGTTCTTTGGTTGGAACCGTATTTCAAGAGGATCCCATCTCTTTGCCACCTGGATGGTTGCCGTCGGCTCCAGTCTTTCTGCCCTGTGGATTCTGGTGGCCAATGGCTGGATGCAACACCCCGTTGGTATGGCCTTCAACCCCGATACCGTCCGCTTTGAGATGCAAAATTTTTGGGAGGTACTCCTCTCCCCGGTGGCTATTGCCAAATTCACCCATACCACAGCCTCAAGTTTTATGGTCGGATCCCTCTTTATCATCACCGTATCCAGCTGGTACCTGCTGAAAAATCGCCACACGGATATGGCCAAAAAATCTATTATTGTTGCCTCTGTTTTTGGCCTTTTGGGCACTGGATACACCGCCTTTACCGGTGACGAATCAGGTTTTGCCAACGGACACACCCAACCCATGAAGCTTGCTGCCTATGAGGGTTTATTCAACGGCCAAATCGGCACCCCCATTGTCGCCTTCGGCATACCCAACGCGGCGAAAAGGGCGGGTGACAGCCAAGAGCCCTTCCTCTTTGAAATATCCATCCCTAAGGGACTCTCCCTTCTTGCCAACCGCGATATCAACAGCTTTGTTCCGGGTATCAACGACCTCGTTTACGGCAATGCTGAACAGAATATCATGGGAGTTGAGGAAAAAATGGTCCTCGGCAAACAGGCCGTAAATAGCCTTCTCGCCTATAAAGAGGCAAAAAAAACAGATAATAAAGCTACGGCCCAAATAGCCCTGGAAGCGTTCAGGACCAACCAAAACTATCTGGGATATGGCTACCTGCAGAAAGCAGAAGAGGCCGTCCCCCCGGTCGCCCTCACCTTCTACACATTTCACATCATGGTATTTTCCGGGGTCGCCATTGGACTCCTCTTCCTTCTCTTCCTCATTACAAGCCTTAAGGGTACGCTTATGAAAAAGAGATGGCTGCTCCGTCTTGGAGTCCCCTCCTTCTTTTTGGGAATCATCGCCTCGGAATCCGGCTGGATTGTGGCAGAGGTAGGACGGCAACCATGGGCCATTCAAGATCTTATGCCGGTAAGTGTTGCCACAACCAATATTGGCGTCGGCCATGTACAGGCAAGCTTCTTTATTTTCCTCATAATTTTTACCGCATTGTTAATCGCCGAAGTTAAAATTATGCTCAAACAAATTAAAATAGGACCGGAGGGCGTATAA
- a CDS encoding DUF4492 domain-containing protein, producing the protein MSNHIPIKIFRFYRDGFRHMTVGKALWKIILIKLFIIFAILKIFFFPNYLNTNFTTNQERAEHVMEQITTPAKDKL; encoded by the coding sequence ATGTCCAACCATATTCCAATAAAGATCTTTCGATTCTATCGCGATGGCTTTCGACATATGACCGTGGGAAAAGCCCTATGGAAGATCATCTTAATTAAGTTGTTTATAATATTTGCAATTCTTAAAATATTCTTTTTTCCGAACTACCTTAATACAAACTTTACCACGAACCAAGAACGGGCAGAGCATGTGATGGAACAAATTACAACGCCCGCTAAAGACAAATTATAA
- a CDS encoding P-II family nitrogen regulator, producing MKKIEAIIKPFKLDDVKSALSEVGITGMTISEVRGYGRQKGHSEMYRGAEYVVEFVPKIKLEIVVSADRATEVVAKIREHAYTGKIGDGKIFVSPIEYAVRVRTGEENKEAV from the coding sequence ATGAAAAAGATAGAGGCAATAATAAAACCATTCAAACTTGATGACGTGAAATCTGCCCTGTCTGAGGTTGGCATTACGGGGATGACTATTTCTGAGGTGAGGGGCTATGGTCGCCAGAAGGGACACTCGGAAATGTATCGTGGGGCAGAGTATGTCGTGGAGTTCGTGCCTAAGATAAAGCTGGAAATTGTGGTTTCAGCCGATAGGGCTACCGAGGTTGTGGCAAAAATTCGTGAGCATGCCTACACGGGAAAAATTGGTGATGGTAAAATTTTTGTTTCACCCATTGAGTATGCAGTGCGAGTACGTACCGGTGAAGAAAATAAGGAAGCTGTGTAA
- the glnD gene encoding [protein-PII] uridylyltransferase codes for MELQFQAGRQELEKLWDQGVSGNELLRKQSLLVDDFVRSSFAGSGADVGFAVVALGGYGRVELYPYSDIDIMILYSPELQEQAAGVADSVLYPLWDTGLDIGHGVRTIAESIAHAEGDYLFQVSLLDARLICGDAALFADLQLAYREQFIDGCRRNFVIEMKARRSARCDRFGTHSYLLEPQVKEGRGGMRDLQAMFWTARVVFGLTGLDDIAEAGLLTIDEKRLFLQSWDLLVRLRIRLHYMSGRKNDQLYFEQQLDMAEAFGYVEGGGMLPVEAFMRDLYSHLQNIALVTDLFFDHIDETLGLDTNMSDFQDRLIEKGIEVRQGRIHLVADGRQLKGKPHILIRVFLVMARMGLPLHYRTRKLIAANMDLITDKVRRSPRMVKPFLALFDEAKDIFSVLNVMLETGMLPTFLPEFTQVVSLAQHDLYHIYTVDRHSLQTVSELRDVFLEFPQVAALVEEKSLLYLAALLHDIGKGSGRDHSEEGALLVGAVAERFALAGDSADDLSFLVRYHLFIPENALRRDLNDAAFIQRCAETVGTLPRLAMLYLLSVSDSRATGPSAWSDWKASLMHEMYLKVLSAIENQATVSCGDDLQEQVDQGVEWLRSQVQEKIDTQGLFFDLAVLPADYLLAFSSEDVLAHVQLCLQHQRLLRQKSLVKVFEGEDDWKILLMSHDRPGLLAKLCGVLALHNLAVAMAQIFTWEDGVIVDVVTVRPQDGAGFSDKDWDSFRADIDLALSHRLDLGHKLYQKWQTTYGRKAELVGAIDPRVVVDNESSDTYSVLEVYAVDRPHLLYHLAQTLADFGVNIYKAYIATEVEQLIDVFYVLDSRGEKLLGDSLREDIVQALCKTLSKTEL; via the coding sequence ATGGAATTACAATTTCAGGCAGGTCGGCAAGAATTGGAAAAACTTTGGGATCAGGGTGTCTCGGGTAATGAGCTTTTGAGGAAACAGAGCCTGCTTGTGGATGATTTTGTCCGTTCATCCTTTGCCGGTTCAGGTGCCGATGTGGGTTTTGCCGTTGTGGCCCTTGGTGGTTATGGGCGAGTGGAGCTTTATCCCTATTCAGACATAGATATTATGATCCTCTACTCTCCTGAGTTACAGGAGCAGGCGGCAGGTGTTGCAGACAGTGTTTTGTACCCGCTTTGGGATACGGGGCTGGATATTGGTCATGGTGTACGTACCATCGCCGAATCTATTGCCCATGCAGAGGGGGACTACCTGTTCCAGGTATCTCTGCTCGATGCTCGTCTCATATGTGGAGATGCTGCTCTTTTTGCTGATCTGCAGCTGGCCTATAGGGAGCAATTTATAGATGGTTGCAGAAGGAATTTTGTCATTGAGATGAAAGCGCGTCGGAGTGCAAGGTGCGATCGTTTTGGCACCCATAGTTATCTGCTTGAACCACAGGTGAAGGAGGGCAGGGGAGGGATGCGTGATCTGCAGGCCATGTTCTGGACCGCTCGGGTTGTCTTTGGCTTGACAGGTTTGGATGATATTGCTGAAGCTGGCCTGCTTACAATCGATGAGAAGAGACTCTTTCTGCAGTCATGGGATTTGCTTGTCCGTCTGCGCATCCGTTTGCACTATATGAGTGGAAGAAAAAATGATCAACTCTACTTTGAGCAGCAGCTTGATATGGCGGAGGCCTTTGGCTATGTGGAGGGGGGAGGCATGCTTCCCGTCGAGGCCTTTATGCGTGATCTCTACTCGCATTTGCAGAATATAGCTCTGGTGACAGATCTGTTTTTTGATCATATCGATGAAACTCTGGGCCTGGATACCAATATGTCAGATTTTCAGGACAGGCTTATTGAAAAGGGAATAGAGGTGCGGCAGGGGAGGATTCATCTTGTTGCAGATGGGCGTCAACTTAAGGGCAAGCCTCATATCTTGATACGAGTTTTTCTGGTTATGGCGCGTATGGGTCTGCCTCTGCACTATCGAACCCGTAAGCTTATTGCTGCTAATATGGATCTGATAACGGATAAGGTGCGTCGTTCTCCACGAATGGTTAAGCCTTTTTTGGCCCTCTTTGATGAGGCAAAAGATATATTTTCCGTCCTGAATGTAATGCTTGAGACGGGTATGTTGCCCACCTTTCTCCCGGAATTTACTCAGGTGGTAAGTCTTGCCCAGCATGATCTCTATCACATCTATACCGTTGACCGACACTCTCTGCAGACGGTGTCAGAGCTACGTGATGTTTTTCTCGAATTTCCGCAGGTGGCCGCTTTGGTGGAAGAAAAATCTTTGCTTTACCTTGCCGCTTTGCTGCATGATATAGGCAAGGGCTCTGGCAGGGATCACTCTGAAGAAGGTGCTCTGTTGGTGGGGGCTGTGGCAGAACGTTTTGCTCTAGCTGGCGATAGTGCTGATGATTTGAGCTTTCTTGTCCGCTATCACCTTTTTATCCCGGAGAATGCCCTGCGTCGAGATTTGAATGATGCCGCCTTTATTCAACGTTGTGCAGAAACTGTTGGAACTCTTCCTCGTCTGGCCATGCTCTATCTTCTCTCTGTATCAGATTCTCGGGCTACGGGCCCTTCGGCCTGGAGTGATTGGAAGGCCTCTCTTATGCATGAGATGTACTTAAAGGTGCTGTCGGCCATAGAAAATCAGGCCACTGTCTCTTGCGGGGATGATCTGCAGGAGCAGGTGGATCAGGGGGTAGAGTGGTTGCGTTCTCAGGTGCAGGAAAAGATAGATACCCAAGGCCTCTTCTTTGATTTGGCGGTGTTACCTGCTGATTATTTGTTGGCTTTTTCCTCTGAGGATGTCCTCGCGCATGTTCAGCTTTGTTTGCAACACCAGAGGCTTCTCAGGCAGAAATCCTTGGTGAAGGTTTTTGAGGGTGAGGATGATTGGAAGATACTGTTGATGTCCCACGATCGTCCTGGGCTGCTGGCTAAGCTCTGTGGGGTTTTGGCTCTGCATAATCTTGCTGTTGCCATGGCCCAAATTTTTACCTGGGAGGATGGTGTCATTGTTGATGTGGTTACCGTGCGTCCTCAGGATGGTGCTGGATTTAGTGATAAGGACTGGGATAGCTTCCGGGCCGATATCGATTTAGCCCTTTCGCACCGTCTTGATTTGGGTCATAAACTCTATCAGAAATGGCAGACCACCTATGGCCGAAAGGCTGAGCTTGTCGGAGCCATAGATCCACGGGTGGTGGTGGATAATGAGAGTTCGGATACATATTCGGTGTTGGAGGTTTATGCCGTTGACCGTCCTCATCTGCTCTATCATCTTGCCCAAACTTTGGCGGATTTTGGGGTGAATATTTATAAGGCCTATATTGCCACCGAGGTTGAGCAGTTGATTGATGTTTTTTATGTGCTTGATTCTCGAGGGGAAAAACTTTTAGGAGATTCACTGAGAGAGGATATTGTTCAGGCTCTGTGCAAAACACTAAGTAAAACGGAACTTTAA
- the glnA gene encoding type I glutamate--ammonia ligase, protein MTREEIMKIVEEENIQYFRLQFVDILGHMKNVAVPKSQIGKALDGQMMFDGSSIDGFVRINESDMYLKPDYNTFCVLPWRNKNGRGVARIICDVHKADETPFEGCPRVNLKRVLAEAKELGYTMNVGTEAEFFLFEQDEKGRATTITNDVANYFSLDPEDSGNDCRREIIETLEKMGFEIEASHHEVAEGQHEISFKYADALATADNTVTFKWVVKSIARQYGLHATFMPKPIFGVNGSGMHTNQSLFNIDGTNAFFDESDPLQLSPVAYSYIAGSLKHALVCTAVNNPLVNSYKRLVPGYEAPVYAAWSASNRSALVRIPASRGLSTRTEMRSPDPSCNPYLALAMQLNAGLDGVRNNATPPAAVDQDIFSMSNAEMDEVGIKVLPGSLKEAVDELKGSPLAKETLGAHIFEKFIEAKEKEWESYRIAVTNWEIEEYLNVY, encoded by the coding sequence ATGACCAGAGAAGAGATTATGAAGATTGTTGAGGAAGAAAATATTCAATATTTTCGCCTCCAGTTTGTAGATATTCTAGGACACATGAAAAACGTTGCTGTGCCCAAAAGCCAAATTGGCAAGGCTCTCGACGGTCAGATGATGTTTGATGGTTCTTCCATTGATGGCTTTGTTCGTATTAACGAGTCAGATATGTATCTCAAACCTGACTATAATACCTTCTGCGTGCTTCCCTGGAGAAACAAGAATGGTAGAGGCGTTGCGAGGATTATCTGTGACGTGCATAAGGCAGATGAGACGCCTTTTGAGGGTTGCCCACGGGTGAATCTCAAGCGTGTACTTGCAGAAGCCAAAGAGCTTGGTTACACCATGAATGTTGGAACTGAAGCAGAGTTCTTTCTCTTTGAGCAAGATGAAAAAGGTCGTGCGACCACTATTACCAATGATGTGGCGAATTATTTTTCTCTTGATCCAGAAGATTCAGGTAATGATTGTCGTCGTGAAATCATTGAAACCCTTGAGAAGATGGGCTTTGAGATCGAGGCTTCCCATCACGAGGTTGCTGAAGGACAGCACGAAATTAGTTTTAAATATGCCGATGCCCTGGCAACTGCGGATAATACTGTAACCTTTAAGTGGGTTGTGAAGTCTATTGCCCGTCAGTATGGCTTGCACGCGACCTTTATGCCAAAACCTATTTTTGGTGTTAATGGTTCTGGTATGCACACCAATCAGTCTCTTTTTAATATTGATGGCACCAACGCCTTCTTTGACGAGTCTGATCCACTTCAGCTTTCTCCTGTTGCCTATTCGTATATTGCCGGTTCCCTTAAGCATGCACTTGTCTGTACTGCAGTGAACAATCCCTTGGTAAACTCCTATAAGCGCCTTGTTCCCGGTTATGAGGCTCCTGTTTATGCTGCCTGGTCTGCGTCTAACAGATCAGCGCTTGTGCGTATTCCTGCCTCTCGTGGGCTCTCTACCCGTACAGAAATGCGTTCTCCCGATCCATCATGTAACCCATATCTTGCCCTGGCTATGCAACTCAATGCCGGCCTTGATGGTGTGAGGAATAATGCGACTCCTCCGGCTGCAGTAGATCAGGATATCTTCAGTATGAGCAATGCAGAGATGGATGAGGTTGGTATTAAGGTATTGCCTGGTTCTCTTAAGGAGGCCGTTGATGAGTTGAAGGGCAGTCCTCTTGCCAAGGAAACTTTGGGCGCACATATCTTCGAGAAGTTTATCGAGGCGAAGGAAAAAGAGTGGGAAAGTTATAGAATTGCTGTGACTAACTGGGAAATTGAAGAGTATCTCAATGTTTACTAG
- a CDS encoding SulP family inorganic anion transporter: MTIKKFFPCTQWFKLLNAETVKLDFMAGLTGAIIVLPQGVAFATIAGLPPQYGLYTAIVIPIIAALFGSSYHLVSGPTTAISIIVFASVSRFAEAGTPEFISMALMVTFLAGVYQLIFGALRLGSLINFVSHSVITGFTAGSAILVMTSQLKSVTGISFAKGQSFYNTWISLFAQLEKINPYALGIALATLAVALISKKIFPRAPNLLAGMIFGSILALFLKNYTETITFVAEIPAQLPQLSSPTFSMASLRRLAPEGLAIALIGLIEATSISRSIAAKSNQKLDSNQEFIAQGLANITGSFFSCYAASGSFTRSGLNYEAGAKTPLSAIFAAILLMLIVLLVAPMTAYLPVSAMGGVIFLVGYNLINFKQIKEIIEHHRSETAILAVTFFGTLFVHIEFAISFGVLLSLMIFLARTSTPYIPSLCPIPTRTGSNHFIEVCEDVCAECPQFKIIRIDTPIYFGSVSYILNHISNIIEKEKIKHILIVAFGINGIDLTGAEALVNENNQLRKIGGGLYFVDHDLAHKASTEHQYLLDHIGQKHFFQSKVEAINTIFQKLDRNICADCTVRIFAECLSEEHNKELLALKEDYLKRELYMGSCSHGKVQKKGASHK, from the coding sequence ATGACTATAAAAAAGTTTTTCCCCTGTACCCAATGGTTCAAGCTCCTCAATGCCGAAACAGTAAAGCTTGATTTCATGGCAGGTCTTACAGGAGCTATCATTGTCCTTCCTCAGGGCGTTGCCTTTGCAACAATTGCCGGACTTCCGCCTCAATACGGACTCTATACCGCCATTGTCATCCCCATCATAGCCGCCCTCTTCGGATCATCCTACCATCTTGTTTCAGGGCCAACGACCGCCATCTCCATCATTGTCTTTGCCAGCGTCAGTCGCTTTGCGGAGGCAGGCACACCTGAATTCATCTCCATGGCACTCATGGTCACTTTTTTGGCAGGCGTATACCAGCTCATCTTTGGCGCACTACGGCTGGGATCACTGATCAACTTCGTCTCCCATTCGGTAATAACAGGCTTTACTGCTGGCTCGGCAATCTTGGTTATGACCAGCCAACTAAAAAGCGTTACCGGCATAAGCTTCGCCAAAGGCCAGTCATTCTACAATACATGGATCAGCCTCTTTGCACAGCTAGAAAAGATAAACCCCTATGCCCTCGGAATTGCCCTTGCCACCTTAGCTGTTGCTCTTATTAGCAAAAAAATATTTCCCCGCGCACCCAACCTTCTGGCCGGCATGATCTTCGGCAGCATCCTTGCCCTCTTTTTAAAAAACTACACTGAAACAATTACATTTGTGGCAGAAATCCCTGCCCAACTACCCCAGTTATCGAGCCCCACATTCAGCATGGCCTCCCTAAGAAGACTGGCCCCAGAGGGGCTGGCAATAGCACTCATCGGACTCATTGAGGCAACATCCATCAGCCGTTCTATTGCCGCCAAATCCAACCAAAAACTCGACTCAAACCAGGAATTTATCGCCCAAGGCCTGGCCAATATAACGGGAAGTTTTTTCTCATGCTATGCAGCCTCCGGCTCCTTCACCAGATCCGGCCTCAACTACGAAGCAGGGGCAAAGACCCCTCTCTCTGCCATATTTGCCGCAATCTTATTGATGCTTATCGTGCTCTTGGTTGCGCCGATGACAGCATATCTGCCTGTCTCCGCCATGGGCGGAGTTATCTTCCTGGTTGGATACAACCTAATTAATTTCAAGCAGATAAAAGAAATTATCGAACATCATCGCTCCGAGACTGCCATTCTGGCAGTCACCTTCTTCGGCACCCTCTTCGTCCACATCGAATTTGCTATCAGCTTTGGAGTACTCCTCTCCCTGATGATATTCCTGGCCAGAACCTCAACGCCGTACATCCCCTCACTTTGCCCCATCCCTACCCGAACGGGAAGCAACCACTTCATAGAGGTATGCGAGGATGTTTGCGCTGAGTGTCCCCAATTTAAAATTATCAGAATCGACACCCCGATCTACTTTGGCTCTGTAAGCTATATCCTCAACCATATCTCCAACATCATTGAAAAGGAAAAGATAAAACATATCCTGATAGTGGCTTTTGGTATAAACGGCATTGATCTCACCGGAGCAGAGGCCCTAGTCAACGAGAACAACCAACTGCGCAAAATAGGGGGCGGGCTTTACTTTGTGGACCATGACCTTGCCCACAAGGCAAGCACTGAGCACCAGTACCTGCTCGACCATATTGGTCAAAAACATTTTTTCCAGTCAAAGGTCGAGGCCATCAACACAATCTTCCAAAAGCTGGATCGAAACATATGTGCAGACTGCACCGTGCGTATATTTGCAGAGTGCCTCTCTGAAGAACACAACAAAGAACTACTGGCACTGAAAGAAGACTACTTAAAGAGAGAGCTCTATATGGGATCCTGCTCCCATGGCAAAGTACAAAAAAAAGGGGCATCTCATAAATGA